In Crocosphaera sp. UHCC 0190, a genomic segment contains:
- a CDS encoding pyridoxine 5'-phosphate synthase has product MLTLGVNIDHVATIRQARRTVEPDPIAAAVLAELGGANGITAHLREDRRHIQDRDVRLLRETVRTHLNLEMAATDEMVAIALNLKPDYVTLVPEKREEVTTEGGLDIAGSLDKLKNVVDRLQSSNIPVSLFIDADEAQIKASAATQAQFIELHTGQYAEAHNESDRQKELQILKLGCEQALSLGLRVNAGHGLTYINVYPVACLPGMEELNIGHTIVSRAVLVGMERAVKEMKLAMRGQL; this is encoded by the coding sequence TTGCTCACTCTTGGTGTTAATATCGATCACGTTGCCACCATTCGCCAAGCCAGACGTACCGTCGAACCCGATCCGATCGCAGCGGCCGTTTTAGCGGAATTAGGGGGAGCAAACGGCATAACTGCCCATTTACGGGAAGATCGCCGCCATATTCAAGATAGAGACGTGCGCTTACTCAGAGAAACCGTCCGCACCCATCTTAACCTGGAAATGGCTGCCACCGACGAAATGGTAGCGATCGCCCTCAACCTCAAACCCGACTATGTTACCCTCGTACCAGAGAAACGGGAAGAAGTAACCACAGAGGGAGGCTTAGACATAGCAGGAAGCCTCGACAAACTCAAAAATGTGGTAGATCGTCTCCAAAGCTCTAATATCCCTGTAAGCCTCTTTATTGATGCAGATGAAGCCCAAATCAAAGCCTCTGCTGCCACCCAAGCCCAATTTATTGAACTCCACACAGGGCAATATGCAGAAGCACATAATGAGTCAGATCGTCAAAAAGAGTTACAAATCTTAAAATTAGGTTGTGAACAAGCCCTAAGCTTAGGATTAAGGGTGAATGCGGGTCATGGGTTAACCTATATTAATGTGTATCCTGTGGCTTGTTTACCAGGCATGGAAGAACTTAATATCGGTCATACTATAGTCAGTCGCGCCGTCTTAGTGGGAATGGAAAGAGCCGTTAAGGAGATGAAACTCGCTATGAGGGGACAACTCTAA